A portion of the Moraxella ovis genome contains these proteins:
- the catA gene encoding catechol 1,2-dioxygenase yields the protein MNRQEIDALVKKMNVNTATGEVDARVQEIVVRLLGDLFEAIVDLNITQTELWKGMEYLSDLGQANEVGLLVPGLGLEHFMDLLEDEKDRQAGVEQGGTPRTIEGPLYVAGAPESVGFARMDDGSESDKIDTLIIEGVVTDVDGNIVPNAKVEMWHANGQGNYSFFDKSQSDFNLRRTIYTDENGRYRAQTTMPVGYGCPPNGPTQALLDKLGRHGQRPSHVHYFITADGFRKLTTQFNIEGDKYLWDDFAFGTREGLVAVATDKSSVQDLAKYGLDKPFKHITFDFKLTKDTQTAPTTEVDRRRAQG from the coding sequence ATGAACCGTCAAGAAATTGATGCTTTGGTTAAAAAAATGAATGTGAACACCGCTACAGGTGAAGTGGACGCTCGTGTGCAAGAGATTGTGGTTCGTCTTTTGGGTGATTTGTTTGAAGCCATTGTGGATTTGAACATCACCCAAACTGAGCTTTGGAAAGGCATGGAGTACCTTTCTGATTTGGGCCAGGCCAACGAAGTAGGATTGCTTGTACCTGGTCTTGGTTTAGAGCACTTCATGGACTTGCTTGAAGACGAAAAAGACCGTCAAGCTGGCGTAGAACAAGGCGGTACACCTCGTACCATCGAAGGTCCACTGTATGTGGCGGGAGCTCCTGAGAGCGTGGGCTTTGCCCGCATGGACGATGGCTCTGAATCTGACAAGATTGACACGCTCATCATTGAGGGTGTGGTGACTGATGTGGATGGCAACATCGTACCAAATGCCAAAGTGGAAATGTGGCACGCTAACGGTCAGGGCAACTATTCATTCTTTGATAAATCACAATCTGATTTCAACCTTCGCCGTACCATTTATACCGATGAAAACGGTCGCTATCGTGCCCAAACTACTATGCCAGTTGGTTATGGTTGTCCACCGAATGGACCAACGCAAGCCCTGCTTGACAAGCTAGGTCGTCATGGTCAGCGTCCATCGCATGTTCACTACTTCATCACGGCTGACGGCTTCCGTAAGCTCACCACTCAGTTTAACATCGAAGGCGACAAATACCTCTGGGACGACTTTGCGTTCGGTACTCGTGAAGGCTTGGTGGCGGTGGCGACCGACAAATCAAGTGTACAGGATTTGGCAAAATATGGACTTGATAAGCCATTTAAGCACATCACCTTTGATTTTAAACTAACCAAAGACACCCAAACCGCCCCAACTACCGAAGTGGACAGAAGACGAGCTCAGGGCTGA
- the catC gene encoding muconolactone Delta-isomerase, whose protein sequence is MLYYVKMDVNIPVDFDKQKADEIKVVEKAYSQELQRQGKWRHLWRISGQYSNISIFDVESNEELHTILQGLPLYPFMNIEVMPLNRHPSSIRDDDS, encoded by the coding sequence ATGCTTTATTATGTCAAAATGGACGTCAACATCCCAGTTGACTTTGACAAACAAAAAGCCGATGAGATTAAGGTGGTTGAAAAAGCCTACTCGCAGGAGCTTCAAAGACAAGGTAAATGGCGACATTTATGGCGAATCTCTGGCCAATACTCCAATATCAGTATTTTTGATGTGGAGAGTAATGAGGAGTTGCACACCATATTGCAGGGATTACCGCTTTATCCCTTTATGAATATTGAGGTTATGCCCTTAAATCGCCATCCTTCATCGATTCGTGATGATGACAGCTGA
- a CDS encoding muconate/chloromuconate family cycloisomerase produces MYQLETFILDIPTIRPHKMSVAIMQKQTLVLVKITSDEGIVGWGEATTIGGLSYGEESPESIKTNLDIYFAPLLTTVKSELNIAQIMQILNKNIIGNRFAKCAVQTALFDIWGKKLGLPISELLGGRLRDSLPVLWVLASGDTQKDITEAKKMIELKRHNTFKLKIGSRSVEEDVEHVVAIKKALGKDVSIRVDVNRAWSEMQCLQGIRALRDGGIDLIEQPCAIDDIELLAKLTQRFDVAIMADESVMYPKHAYKLAKNHNAHVFAVKIEQAGGLIEARDIGKIATFAGIDLYGGTMLEGAVGTIASAHVFSTFESLAYGTELFAPLLLTEEILKTPLVYENFELKVPKGAGLGIEPDEEKILALTRHS; encoded by the coding sequence GTGTATCAATTAGAAACGTTTATCTTGGACATTCCAACCATTCGTCCGCATAAGATGTCAGTTGCGATCATGCAAAAGCAAACCCTTGTGTTAGTGAAGATAACTTCTGATGAGGGGATTGTGGGTTGGGGTGAGGCGACAACCATTGGCGGTTTGTCGTATGGCGAAGAAAGTCCCGAGAGCATTAAGACTAATCTAGATATCTACTTTGCTCCACTATTAACCACTGTCAAAAGCGAATTAAATATCGCTCAGATCATGCAAATTCTCAATAAGAATATTATTGGCAATCGTTTTGCCAAATGCGCAGTACAAACAGCATTATTTGACATTTGGGGTAAAAAATTGGGTTTGCCTATCAGTGAATTATTGGGTGGCCGATTACGTGATAGCTTACCTGTTTTATGGGTTTTGGCTTCTGGAGATACACAAAAAGATATCACGGAGGCGAAAAAAATGATTGAGCTTAAGCGCCATAATACCTTTAAGCTAAAAATCGGTTCACGTTCGGTGGAAGAAGATGTGGAGCACGTAGTTGCCATCAAAAAAGCACTGGGTAAAGATGTTAGTATTCGCGTTGATGTAAATCGAGCATGGAGCGAAATGCAATGCTTACAAGGGATAAGAGCACTACGAGACGGTGGTATAGACCTGATTGAACAGCCTTGTGCCATTGATGATATCGAATTGCTTGCCAAACTCACTCAGCGATTTGATGTGGCAATCATGGCGGATGAATCGGTCATGTACCCTAAACATGCTTACAAACTTGCTAAAAATCATAATGCTCATGTATTTGCAGTAAAAATTGAGCAAGCGGGCGGACTTATTGAGGCACGCGACATTGGCAAAATTGCGACTTTTGCAGGGATTGACCTATATGGTGGTACCATGCTAGAAGGGGCGGTGGGAACGATTGCTTCTGCTCATGTCTTTAGCACCTTTGAGAGTTTAGCTTATGGTACAGAGCTGTTTGCACCGCTACTTTTGACTGAAGAAATTTTAAAAACACCTTTGGTTTATGAGAATTTTGAATTAAAAGTACCAAAGGGTGCAGGGCTTGGCATTGAGCCTGATGAAGAAAAAATATTGGCATTAACAAGACATTCATAA
- a CDS encoding MFS transporter: MSEQVFQTAANKPEQVSIDDFIDHAKFTTFHWTVLLWCLLIIIFDGYDLAIYGVALPLLMEQWSLTSVEAGWLASSALFGMMFGAIGFGTLSDKLGRKKTIMLCILLFAGFTFLGAFAKNPIQFAVLRFIAGLGIGGVMPNVVALTTEFAPKRMKSTLVAVMFSGYAIGGMASALLGKALVPVHGWQIVFMLAGIPVLLLPIIWAMLPESLFYLKRKGLDDEAKKIITKIDPAYSNKDYEIEPIVVTSEDSAPLKALFQQRRTVSTIMFWVAFFMCLLMVYALASWLPKLMIGAGYSLGASMLFLFALNIGGMIGAIGGGVLADRFHIKPVLVSMFTLGAVSLVLLGFNSPAPVLYTLIAIAGAATIGSQILLYTFVSQYYPSAVRSTGMGFASGVGRVGAIVGPVLTGALLSLQLAHQMNFMAIAIPGLIAAVAIFLVDIKNSSTK; this comes from the coding sequence ATGAGCGAACAGGTTTTTCAAACAGCAGCCAACAAACCTGAGCAGGTGAGTATTGATGATTTTATTGACCATGCTAAATTTACAACATTTCATTGGACGGTCTTGTTGTGGTGTTTGCTTATTATTATTTTTGATGGATATGATTTGGCCATTTATGGGGTGGCTCTACCCTTATTAATGGAGCAATGGAGTTTGACATCAGTGGAAGCTGGATGGCTTGCCAGTTCTGCATTGTTTGGTATGATGTTTGGGGCGATTGGTTTTGGGACATTATCCGATAAGCTGGGGCGAAAAAAGACGATTATGCTTTGCATTTTGCTTTTTGCGGGGTTTACCTTTTTGGGTGCATTTGCTAAGAATCCCATACAGTTTGCTGTATTGCGTTTTATTGCTGGGCTAGGGATTGGTGGGGTTATGCCTAATGTGGTGGCACTGACAACCGAGTTTGCTCCAAAGCGTATGAAAAGTACACTAGTTGCGGTGATGTTTAGTGGTTATGCCATTGGAGGTATGGCATCAGCTTTGCTAGGTAAAGCTCTTGTGCCTGTGCATGGTTGGCAGATTGTGTTTATGCTGGCCGGTATTCCTGTACTTTTATTGCCAATCATTTGGGCGATGTTGCCAGAATCGTTGTTTTATCTAAAACGCAAGGGCCTTGATGACGAGGCTAAAAAAATCATTACTAAAATAGACCCTGCGTATTCCAATAAAGATTATGAGATTGAACCAATTGTGGTAACATCAGAGGATTCCGCTCCTTTGAAAGCTTTGTTTCAGCAGCGTAGAACGGTCAGCACCATCATGTTCTGGGTTGCTTTCTTTATGTGCCTGTTAATGGTTTATGCGCTTGCGAGCTGGTTACCTAAGCTGATGATTGGTGCAGGGTATTCATTGGGAGCAAGTATGCTGTTTCTGTTTGCTTTAAATATCGGCGGCATGATTGGTGCGATTGGCGGTGGCGTGCTTGCTGATCGTTTTCATATAAAACCTGTTTTAGTATCGATGTTTACGCTAGGTGCAGTCTCGCTTGTTTTGTTGGGGTTTAATAGTCCAGCTCCTGTGTTATATACACTTATTGCTATTGCAGGTGCAGCGACCATCGGTTCTCAAATCTTACTTTATACTTTTGTTTCGCAATACTATCCGTCTGCGGTGCGTTCCACAGGCATGGGTTTTGCCTCTGGTGTAGGAAGGGTTGGAGCAATCGTTGGTCCTGTACTTACAGGCGCTTTGCTTAGCTTGCAACTCGCTCATCAAATGAACTTTATGGCAATAGCAATTCCTGGTCTGATTGCAGCAGTAGCGATATTCTTGGTGGATATCAAAAATTCTAGTACCAAGTAA
- a CDS encoding LysR family transcriptional regulator, with protein sequence MDIRHLKYFVAVVEEQSFTKASERLFIAQPPLSRQIQNLEDELGLPLLERGSRPINTTEAGQFFYQYAKRILGNMEQMVSMTRRVGQADKTLKVGFVGSLLLGLLPQVIFEFRKLLPSVNIELVEMGTFEQLEALKSGKIDVGFGRLKFSDPAIARVLLRDESLVLAVNEHEARFINFDGVYLSDITDEVLWCYPNVGDQTFANYIENIFAEHGLSPKGIRHISNIQMALGMVASGEGMSIVPQNSRAISMTNLKYLPILDAGAVSPIFLSYRNGDDGEFIQLLLKTIETIYRRIGINQQIALNHQSDLCTGTTIFKQPLRGLC encoded by the coding sequence ATGGATATTCGACATCTCAAATACTTTGTTGCTGTGGTAGAGGAGCAAAGTTTCACTAAGGCCTCCGAACGACTATTCATCGCTCAACCGCCACTAAGTCGACAAATCCAAAATCTAGAAGATGAGCTAGGTTTACCTCTTCTAGAGCGCGGTAGCCGACCTATTAATACAACCGAGGCGGGGCAATTTTTTTATCAATATGCCAAAAGAATTTTGGGCAATATGGAACAGATGGTTTCCATGACAAGAAGAGTGGGACAGGCCGATAAAACCTTAAAGGTAGGCTTTGTCGGCTCCCTGCTTTTAGGGTTATTGCCACAGGTTATTTTTGAATTTAGAAAACTATTGCCCAGCGTCAATATCGAACTCGTTGAAATGGGCACTTTCGAACAACTTGAGGCACTCAAATCAGGCAAAATTGATGTGGGTTTTGGTCGGCTAAAATTTAGCGATCCTGCCATCGCAAGGGTTTTACTCAGAGATGAATCATTGGTACTGGCAGTCAATGAGCACGAAGCACGTTTTATCAATTTTGACGGGGTGTATTTGAGTGATATCACTGATGAGGTGCTTTGGTGTTATCCAAATGTTGGCGATCAAACCTTCGCAAACTACATTGAAAATATCTTTGCTGAGCATGGTCTTAGCCCAAAAGGTATTCGGCATATTTCCAATATTCAAATGGCACTTGGGATGGTCGCATCGGGCGAAGGTATGTCCATCGTTCCACAAAACAGTAGAGCCATCTCAATGACAAACCTTAAATATCTACCCATACTAGACGCCGGTGCAGTCAGCCCTATATTTTTATCTTATCGAAATGGGGATGATGGTGAATTCATTCAATTATTATTAAAAACTATTGAAACAATCTACCGGCGAATCGGAATTAATCAACAAATAGCCTTAAACCACCAATCTGATCTTTGTACCGGTACAACTATTTTCAAACAACCCCTAAGAGGGCTCTGTTAA
- a CDS encoding DeoR family transcriptional regulator produces MTAKQVSNELSISDSTARKLLNELENMGLATTVRNGRGKGYLLVK; encoded by the coding sequence TTGACCGCCAAACAAGTGTCTAATGAGCTTAGCATCTCAGACAGTACCGCTCGTAAGCTACTCAATGAACTTGAGAATATGGGATTGGCAACCACTGTGCGTAATGGTCGCGGCAAGGGGTATTTGTTGGTGAAGTAG
- a CDS encoding helix-turn-helix domain-containing protein, whose product MLHLYDDIDARLALAAYLKQKRKDAKLSRRVLAEKSLIPEPTIRRFENTGHISLKNFLLLWMILDDIARFMELTKPEAIKPKTIAEVLAYDQ is encoded by the coding sequence ATGCTTCATCTGTATGACGATATTGATGCACGCTTAGCTTTGGCAGCTTATCTAAAACAAAAACGCAAAGATGCTAAGCTGTCACGCCGAGTGCTGGCTGAAAAATCCTTGATTCCTGAGCCAACCATTCGTCGGTTTGAGAATACAGGTCATATTTCTTTAAAGAACTTTTTGTTATTGTGGATGATTTTGGATGACATTGCTCGGTTTATGGAATTAACCAAACCCGAAGCAATCAAACCCAAAACCATCGCCGAGGTGCTTGCTTATGATCAGTAG
- a CDS encoding PepSY domain-containing protein produces MKRILSALALSTAAALLAAPAMADDEVRIYEQNKDQYISQAKAGEIAKAHVKGVSVKKVEFDHDNRLGAHFDVEVLADRGVEYDVSVDARTGKVLKSEVED; encoded by the coding sequence ATGAAACGTATTTTATCTGCGCTAGCACTATCTACTGCAGCAGCACTACTCGCTGCGCCTGCCATGGCAGACGATGAGGTACGCATCTATGAGCAAAATAAAGACCAATACATCAGCCAAGCTAAAGCAGGCGAGATCGCCAAAGCGCATGTCAAAGGCGTGAGCGTGAAGAAAGTCGAATTTGATCACGACAATCGTCTTGGTGCGCATTTTGACGTAGAAGTATTGGCTGATCGCGGCGTTGAATATGACGTGTCTGTCGATGCCAGAACTGGTAAAGTTCTAAAAAGCGAAGTTGAAGATTAA
- a CDS encoding APC family permease produces MSESSQSKQGFKVSWVYAMAVGSAVGWGAFVLPYEWLSSSGLLAVVTGFIIGTLLIGVIAVNYGYATKSLPVTGGGIAFALATFGRTHGFIAGWALMLGYAGIISLNASAVTLVLRLIIPEVMMQGALYEISGWTIYAPEVAVSSLFLIGFAYLNAKNTAISGRVQFLAVVLMLIAVVTVLVGTGFHFASQDSSLPLSPPAQVGFWSAVSAIVAFAPWAYVGFDGIPQLAGEFRFSASKIMKLLIASIISASFLYIMVITAAAFAFGDNMAAFGSSSWETGVAISLVMGKSGLALMVVAVSMGVLTGLNGFYVAASRVVLTLSRSQMLPPVFGRLNPRHGTPSTAFYAIMVLCLISPWFGRAALLWIVDMTSVGIAITFFYTCACAYKLGRDGSVFGIHAQSPSQIQQVFGLLGMLISVGFLLLLLLPDSVGALSTPSRYALAVWVVLGVAFYAMRRDHLQHKSDTELRQILFAKVS; encoded by the coding sequence ATGAGTGAATCTAGTCAGTCAAAACAAGGATTTAAAGTCAGCTGGGTCTATGCCATGGCAGTGGGCTCGGCAGTGGGTTGGGGTGCATTTGTGCTGCCCTATGAATGGCTGTCTTCATCGGGGCTGCTGGCGGTGGTGACAGGTTTTATTATCGGTACGTTATTGATCGGCGTCATCGCGGTGAATTATGGCTATGCCACCAAGTCTTTGCCGGTGACGGGCGGTGGGATTGCCTTTGCGCTGGCGACGTTTGGGCGGACGCATGGATTCATCGCTGGGTGGGCGCTGATGTTGGGTTATGCAGGCATCATCTCGCTGAATGCCTCAGCAGTCACGCTAGTGCTTCGCCTAATCATCCCTGAGGTCATGATGCAGGGTGCTTTGTATGAGATATCAGGCTGGACGATTTATGCGCCTGAAGTGGCGGTATCGTCGTTGTTTTTGATTGGTTTTGCTTATTTGAATGCTAAGAATACCGCCATTTCAGGTCGCGTGCAGTTTTTGGCGGTGGTGCTCATGCTAATTGCGGTGGTGACGGTGTTGGTCGGTACAGGCTTTCATTTTGCCTCACAAGATTCATCATTGCCATTATCTCCGCCGGCACAGGTTGGATTCTGGTCGGCGGTGAGTGCGATCGTTGCGTTTGCGCCTTGGGCGTACGTAGGGTTTGATGGAATTCCACAGTTGGCAGGCGAGTTTCGATTCTCCGCCAGTAAGATCATGAAGTTACTCATCGCAAGCATCATCAGCGCAAGCTTTTTGTACATTATGGTCATTACGGCAGCGGCATTCGCTTTTGGGGATAACATGGCGGCATTTGGCAGCAGCTCATGGGAGACGGGTGTGGCGATCTCATTGGTGATGGGCAAGTCTGGACTTGCGCTCATGGTGGTGGCGGTGAGCATGGGCGTATTGACGGGCTTGAACGGCTTTTATGTGGCGGCGAGCCGTGTCGTACTGACGCTAAGCCGTAGCCAGATGTTACCACCGGTATTTGGCAGGCTAAATCCTAGGCATGGTACGCCATCGACAGCATTCTATGCCATCATGGTATTGTGCTTAATCAGTCCTTGGTTTGGGCGCGCGGCACTGTTGTGGATTGTGGACATGACGAGCGTGGGCATTGCGATTACGTTTTTTTATACCTGTGCTTGCGCTTATAAATTGGGCCGTGATGGGTCGGTGTTCGGCATTCATGCCCAATCACCAAGCCAAATCCAGCAGGTATTTGGATTGTTGGGTATGCTAATTTCGGTGGGTTTTTTGTTGCTTTTATTGCTGCCTGATTCGGTGGGCGCACTTAGCACGCCATCGCGTTACGCCCTTGCGGTTTGGGTGGTTTTGGGGGTGGCTTTTTATGCCATGCGCCGCGATCATTTGCAGCATAAAAGTGATACAGAACTTAGACAAATCCTATTTGCCAAAGTCAGTTGA
- the tauD gene encoding taurine dioxygenase — MESAMTNLTITPIKPTIGAVIDGVDLNNLTEEILAEIKQALLDHQVIFFRDQDLQTEAQVKLARSFGSLHIHPVFPTVPNISEVIVLDSHATDLRDNELWHTDVTFSKTPPLGCVLRAVKIPSSGGDTLWASGTAAFEALDDDIKQKIQGLTAIHDIRLSFPEERFGGVSDEEKAHLEEIYRKNPPVPHPVVRTHPDTGKPILFVSEGFTSHIEGLSEDESRALLDFLTEHTVKEEFRLRWQWREGDVAIWDNRCTQHKAMFDYGDAHRIMHRATVNGDEPYYKSYTSSAA, encoded by the coding sequence TTGGAAAGTGCCATGACAAATTTAACCATCACTCCAATCAAACCAACCATCGGCGCCGTCATTGACGGTGTGGATCTAAATAATCTAACAGAAGAGATATTGGCCGAGATTAAGCAAGCGCTGCTTGATCATCAAGTGATTTTCTTTCGTGATCAGGATTTGCAGACTGAGGCTCAAGTAAAGCTCGCCAGATCATTTGGTAGTCTGCATATCCATCCTGTCTTCCCAACTGTGCCGAACATCTCTGAGGTCATCGTGCTAGACAGCCATGCAACCGACCTGCGTGATAACGAGCTTTGGCATACCGATGTAACCTTTAGTAAGACGCCACCCTTGGGCTGTGTACTTCGTGCGGTCAAAATCCCATCGTCAGGGGGTGATACTCTATGGGCAAGCGGTACGGCAGCTTTCGAGGCGCTTGATGATGACATCAAGCAAAAAATCCAAGGCTTGACCGCCATTCATGACATTCGTCTGTCATTCCCAGAAGAGCGCTTCGGCGGGGTGAGCGATGAAGAAAAGGCGCACCTAGAAGAAATCTACCGTAAAAACCCACCTGTGCCGCATCCTGTGGTGCGCACGCACCCTGATACGGGTAAGCCGATTTTGTTCGTTAGTGAAGGATTTACCTCACATATTGAGGGATTGTCTGAGGATGAAAGTAGGGCGCTGCTTGATTTTTTGACAGAGCATACTGTCAAAGAAGAGTTTCGTCTGCGTTGGCAGTGGCGTGAGGGCGATGTGGCAATTTGGGACAATCGTTGCACGCAGCATAAGGCGATGTTCGATTATGGCGATGCACACCGCATCATGCATCGAGCGACGGTAAATGGCGATGAGCCTTATTATAAAAGTTATACAAGCAGTGCTGCGTGA
- a CDS encoding universal stress protein — translation MYQHVLLVTDLRDDTDLVAAKAKWILDASPAAQLSVLHIVEETMLGFGYELIPASALHEQIDNERCQEARTRLAEVLARNSLQAHNVKIKTAISGRKGIVDYCQNNAIDLVVIGRHKRTGLSAWLAGATADSILPDVDADLLVVQLAVE, via the coding sequence ATGTATCAACACGTTTTATTGGTTACTGATCTACGAGATGACACGGATTTGGTCGCAGCGAAAGCAAAATGGATTTTGGATGCGTCACCTGCTGCTCAGCTGTCGGTACTGCACATTGTTGAAGAGACCATGTTGGGTTTTGGTTATGAGCTGATTCCAGCTTCTGCCCTGCATGAGCAGATTGACAATGAACGCTGCCAAGAAGCGCGTACTCGACTGGCGGAAGTCTTGGCGCGTAACAGCTTACAAGCGCACAATGTCAAAATCAAAACCGCCATCTCAGGACGTAAAGGCATCGTTGATTACTGCCAAAACAATGCCATCGACCTCGTAGTCATCGGCCGGCATAAGCGCACAGGCCTATCAGCATGGCTAGCAGGTGCGACCGCAGACAGCATCCTACCTGATGTGGATGCTGACTTACTTGTGGTACAATTAGCCGTCGAATGA
- a CDS encoding adenosine kinase: MFDIIAIGNALVDTEFKVSDDALTATGLTRGNMTLAEEEGQRALFDTLKDQGVNPAKQAGGGSAANSMVAFASLGGRAFYNCRVGGDDMGDFYLSDLEESGVTTDADVAIDPDGTTGSCAVLVTPDGERTMQTHLGTSSLINGNNINFHTLAGAKWLYLEGYLAMSPTITQGISTLHTKAKEEGVKVAVSFADPAVVKFAKEGLDAMLSGGVDAIFCNLEEAMLYTGADDHESAVRALGEFATLVVVTNSDKPALIKQGDDIISAPSAVIDNVLDTNGAGDNYAGAFLYAHTQGHALSECGALAAAVAGRIVTQFGPRLSVSVYQAIKADILG, encoded by the coding sequence ATGTTTGATATCATCGCCATTGGCAACGCCCTAGTGGACACCGAATTTAAGGTGAGCGACGACGCATTGACCGCCACAGGTCTGACTCGTGGTAACATGACGCTGGCCGAAGAAGAAGGTCAGCGCGCGTTATTTGACACCCTAAAAGACCAAGGCGTAAACCCTGCCAAGCAAGCTGGCGGTGGTTCGGCAGCCAACAGTATGGTGGCTTTCGCGTCATTGGGTGGTCGTGCGTTCTACAACTGCCGCGTGGGCGGCGATGACATGGGCGATTTTTATTTATCAGACCTAGAAGAGTCAGGCGTCACGACCGACGCAGATGTCGCCATTGATCCAGATGGAACGACAGGCTCATGCGCCGTTCTGGTCACCCCAGATGGCGAACGTACCATGCAAACCCATTTGGGCACGAGCAGCCTAATTAATGGCAACAACATCAATTTTCATACTCTGGCAGGTGCAAAATGGCTATACCTAGAAGGTTATCTTGCCATGTCACCGACCATCACCCAAGGCATCAGCACCCTGCACACTAAGGCAAAAGAAGAAGGTGTTAAAGTCGCGGTGAGCTTTGCTGACCCTGCGGTGGTAAAATTCGCCAAAGAAGGTCTAGATGCCATGCTATCAGGCGGCGTGGATGCGATATTCTGCAACCTCGAAGAAGCCATGCTCTATACTGGCGCTGATGACCATGAATCGGCAGTGCGCGCACTTGGTGAATTTGCGACCTTGGTTGTGGTCACCAACAGCGACAAGCCTGCGCTCATCAAGCAAGGCGACGACATCATCAGCGCACCATCAGCCGTCATCGATAATGTGCTGGACACGAATGGCGCAGGCGATAACTACGCTGGTGCATTCCTATACGCGCACACTCAAGGTCACGCCCTGTCTGAATGCGGCGCACTGGCAGCGGCTGTGGCAGGTCGTATCGTAACTCAGTTCGGTCCGCGCTTAAGTGTATCAGTTTATCAAGCCATTAAGGCAGATATACTGGGTTAA
- the nfuA gene encoding Fe-S biogenesis protein NfuA yields MSDTDSARLTSNIIITPNAQAYLADLLAKQEVEGIGVRIFVEYPGTPRAECCMSYCQPDEIDEADLQIPFEAFTAHIDAPSIPYLHDAVIDYNKDRFGGQLTFRAPNSKVPQVGADASVEERINYVLQSEINPNLASHGGMVELVDLIEDEAGLTAVLKFGGGCQGCSAVDVTLRQGVEVQLKQQIPEIMHVIDETDHSQTQNAYYK; encoded by the coding sequence ATGAGTGACACAGACAGCGCCCGATTGACCAGCAACATCATCATCACACCCAACGCCCAAGCCTATCTTGCTGACTTATTAGCCAAGCAAGAGGTTGAAGGTATTGGCGTGCGTATCTTTGTGGAATACCCAGGTACGCCGCGCGCCGAATGTTGCATGAGCTACTGCCAGCCTGATGAGATCGATGAGGCAGATTTGCAGATTCCTTTTGAAGCGTTTACCGCACACATCGATGCGCCGAGCATTCCTTATCTGCATGATGCGGTGATTGATTATAATAAAGATCGCTTCGGTGGTCAGCTGACTTTCCGCGCGCCTAATTCAAAGGTGCCTCAAGTGGGTGCAGATGCCAGCGTTGAAGAGCGCATCAATTATGTCCTGCAATCTGAGATCAACCCGAATCTTGCCAGCCATGGCGGCATGGTTGAGCTTGTAGATCTGATCGAAGATGAAGCAGGACTGACCGCGGTACTAAAATTTGGCGGCGGCTGCCAAGGTTGTAGTGCGGTCGATGTGACGCTGCGTCAAGGTGTTGAAGTGCAGTTAAAGCAACAAATTCCAGAGATCATGCACGTGATTGATGAGACCGACCATTCTCAAACTCAAAACGCATATTATAAATAA